CGAAGTTGAACTGCGGATCTAGGTAGGCTAGCTGCGCCTGGGTGTTCTCCATGATGGTCTGCAGAACATCGCGCTCGCGAGCCAGGTCGGCAGCCAACGCCTCGATCCGCTCCCCGGCCCGCACCCGTTCGGTGATGTCATAGATGGTCCCCTGAACCCGATAGGGCCTGCCCGTCGCTGGGTCCGGAACACTGGCGATAAACTCCTGCACCCACCGCACCTGCCCGTCCTTGCGCAGGATACGATACTCCCGTTGGTCGCTGAAGCCAGGCTCTGACACCAAGCGTTGGGCGCTGGCCAGCACCCGCGGCTGGTCTTCCGGATGGATGACCTGATCCCATCGAGGGGACCCGGCGGTGAACTCCTCTTCGGTGTAGCCGGTAATGGCCTCCACTGCCCCGTGGAAGAACTCGGGGACGAAGTCCATCCCGCCGCGATAGGCGATGCCCTGGAACGCACCCATGAAGGCCCGGTATCTTTCCTCGCTGGTCCGAAGGGCTGCTTCTGCCGTCAGCCGCTCTAGCCCCACTGCCAGGCTGCCCGCCAAACCCTCAAGGAAGGAGACCGCCTCGCGATCAACCATGCCCTTCCGATGATCGGCCAGATAGAGCGCGCCCACCGTCGCCTCGCGGGCCCGCAGGGGAACCACCACCAGAGACTCGAAGCCTTCTATGACACATCGGCCGCGGAGTTGCCCCTCCAGCTCTTGCAGGTTAGTGGTATGCAGCAAGTCGCTGATGCTGGGAGTCCAGAAGCTCCCACCCTCGCTCACGTAGGGATAGCCGCGTCTGAGCCGCCCTTCGATCACCGCTCCGCATATGCAGTCCAAGGAACCGGACCTCCCGCACGCGGCCTGCCCGGTGGTCGCGGAACGCAGGCTATCCTCGGCCTGGATGAACTCCGAGCTGAGGCCTTCGCTAGCGATGAAGCGGTAATCACCATCGCTATGCAGGCGGACGGCGACCATCTGGCATCCGGCGGCGCCCCTGAGGATGGCAGTGACGCCGCGCATGAGCTCGCCCACCGAGGAAGCCGAGTTGAGGAGCTCAAGCAGCTGGACCGACGCCCGGCGCCGGTAGGCAGTGGCGTGTTGCCCGGTCACATCCCGAATAACTGCCGCCACCCGACGCACTTGACCTGACGCATCGCTGACCGGGTAGTACGACACCAGGAGACGACGCCGCCCCAGATGCTCATAGTGACGAGTCATTTCGAAGTGCAGCTCTTCACCCTGAAAGCAACGATCCAGCAACGGGCGCAAGGTCCGTTCGAATAGCTGTGAACCTAGGACCTCCCCCACGCGTCGGCCCACAACCTCTTGGCGCTCCCGGCGCTGGTAGTGCAGGTAGGCGGAGTTGGCCAGGGTCACGACGTACTCACGGTCCACCGCCACCACCAACTCCCGTGCCGCCTCCAGGGCCACTTCGATGTCCTGCCGAGTCCGGGGCGCGATCTGGTCCAAAGCGTCACAGGCGAGGTCCAACACGCCCACTGGCTCCCCCGCATTGCCCAGGATCGAAACCGCAGCGCGACGTACGGTGCGTGAGGCGTCGCCGGTAAGCTGCAGGTGGACGAGCGTCTCCTCACATAGCTGCTTCAGCAGGTCCTTATCTGCCACTGCCGGCGGTAGAGATGCCAGAGGATGGTTCGGGAGCAAAGCGGAGATGTGCTGGCCCAGAGCTTCAGAGGCAGGCAGACCGTAGAGGCTCTCTGCCTCGCGGTTCCAGTAGGTGATCCGACCGGTCAGATCAACTGCCAGCGCCGCCCGCGCCAGCGCCTCCAGTACCCGGTTGGCACCGGTATCCGACGCTGACTCGAAAGCCCCGCAGTAGAAGACCTGATCCCCAACGGGGCAGGCGGCGACCTCGACCCGGACAGGTAGCCCCTCGCCCGCAGGGGTCAGCAGCACCAGTTCGGCCTCGGCCTTCCCCGCCCCCAGGGCCTCCTCCTGGATTGCCTGCAGCACTCCAACGTCGGCAGGTCGGAGCAGCTCTTCGCTGAGACTCAGGCTGGCGAGGTTCGTGCCTTCCCGGCCCACCAGGCTGGCGAAGGAGCGGTTGTGTTCCACTAAGACCCCGTTAGGAGACCAAACTGCCGCGGCCGTAGCCTGTCGGTTCAGCATCTCGCGCAGCAGAGCCAGTCTGACCTCAAGCCCAACTCGGTTCTGTGTGTCAGTCACTTCAAACCCCAATCGGTCCAGTTGTGCTAGGCTGCTCAGTCTGCGCTGCCGGTCCGGAGAGCAAGCCAAGGTCAGCCAACCGATGGCAGTCACCCTACGAACATGTCGGAATCTCTAAGCCTCAAAGCACGATTATACACTCACTGGGACATCCACGCCTGTCGGTTGACCGAGAAGCTACCGCTAGCGAGCCCAGGCGCGGACCCCAGGCGGAGACCGCCAGGCTCAGCGCTCATCCGCAGTGAGGTAGCGGGAACACTCTGGGCCGCCATACCTCCGTCCCGCTAGCCGCCTCTTATGTCAAAACGTCCCGGCCATTGCAGTGGTTCCGGGATGCTGTTGGCAAGGCGGCTATGAGCTCCTACACTGGACAACACACTAGCATCGCGGGGGGTTCGATGAGCTACGACCTGGTGATCCGAAATGGCCGCATCCTGGATCCCTCCGTCGGGAGGGACGAACGGGCCGACGTGGCCTTGGCTGGCGGCCGCGTGGCCCGGGTTGCGCCGGCCCTAGACGGCCAGGGGGCGCCCTCCTTCGACGCTTCCGGCTGCCTGGTGACTCCCGGCCTGATAGACATGCACACTCACGTCTTTTGGGGATGTAGTTCCCTGAGCCTGGAGGCCGACCGCCACGCCCCCGGCAGCGGGACAACCACCTGGGTCGACGCCGGTACCGCGGGCGCCGCCAACTTCGCCGGATTCCGCCGCTTCCTCATCGAGCCCTCTACGGTCAGGATCGTGCCCTACCTCAATGTATCCACTCCCGGCCTCACCGCCTACGGCGGTGCCCACAAGAACGCCGAGCACTTCGATGCCGACGCTGCCTATGATACGGTGGAAGCGAACCGCGACCTCATTAAGGGGATCAAGGTGTTAGCTAGCGGGCTCCAGGTGGGCCAGAACGACCTGACGCCGGTGCGCGTGGCCCGCGAGGTGGGCGAGGCGACCGGCCTCCCAGTCATGTGCCACATCGGTGTCCCGCCGCCGGGGCTGTGGGCCATTCTTCCCGTCATGCGGCCGGGGGACATCATCACCCACGCTTACAAAGGACGCCGGGGATGCCTGGTCATCCACGGCAACAAGGTTCGACCGGAGGCTTGGGAGGCCCGAGAGCGCGGGGTGCTCTTCGACGTCGGTCACGGCTCGGGCAGCTTCGCCTGGGAGGTGGCACGGGCGGCCCTGGAGCAGGGCTTCCTGCCGGATTCCATCTCCACCGACGTTCACACCGGCAGCATCAACGGCCCCGCCTACGGCATGACGTCGGTCATGAGTAAGTTCCTGCACTTGGGGATGGACCTGATGGAGGTGGTCCGCCTTTCCACCGCCGGCCCGGCGCGGATGCTGGGGATGGAGGGCGAGATCGGCACGCTCCGCGAGGGCGCCTGCGGAGACGTGGCCGTACTGCGGATGGAGGAGGGCGAGTTCCCCATGAGAGACTGCGAAGGCGTCACCGAGGTCCTATCCCGGCGCCTGACCGCGGTGCTGACGGTGCGCGCCGGCCGGGCTCTGGAGAGTGCGTAGAGGGGCCTCCAGCGCACCGGCACTCTGGCGCACGGTGGCTGGTCGTTATACAATGCGACCCGTGGGTATAACGTTCGACACGGGAGTATCCAATGGCGGTTCTTACCGTCTCTAGCAAGGGATGGATCGTGATTCCGGCGGAACTACGTCGCAAGTACGGCATTGAGCCCGGCTCCAGAGTCCGGATCGTGGACTACGGTGGCGTCCTCGCCCTGGTGCCTGTTGCCAAGGATCCAGTGCGTCAGGGAGCCGGCATGCTCAAGCCCAAGCATTCGCTGACTGAGGCTCTACTGGCCGAGCATCGGGCCGAGCTCGGTAGTGACGACTGAATCGCGCTCGTACGTCCTTGACAGCTACGCCCTGCTGGCCTATCTGAGCGGGGAGCCCGGCTTTGAGCAAGTGCAGTTGGTGTTGGCCCAAGCCGAGCACAGCCGATATCGAGCCTTCGCGTCCATCATAAACGTGGGCGAGGTGCTGTACATCACCGAGCGGGAACTCGGTCTTGGCCGCGCCCGGGCGGTTCTCGCCATGCTGGACGATCTGCCCATTCGGATAGTGCCCGCCGGGCGACCGGAAGTCCTGGCTGCCGCTCATGTGAAGGCCAACCACCGGATCTCCTATGCCGATGCCTTCGCCGTCGTGGCCGCCCAGGCGGTCGGCGGCATTGTCCTCACAGGTGACCCCGAGTTCGAAGGGGTCCAGGATATCGTGACGGTGGAGTGGATGGCGAGGAAGCGAGACGGCAAGTGAGGAGATGTGGTCGCCACCACATCCACCGCCCTTTAGCTTAGGGGAGACACCCAACTATGTCTGCAGCACCTGAGGACCTGGGCCTCTCAAGCGAACGTCTGGAGGCTGCCCTGAGCCTGCTCCGAGAGCGGGTAGACTCCGGCTTCGTGCCCGGAGCGGTGGTGGCCGTCTTTCGTCGTGGCCGGCTGGTCCGGCTGGCGCCCTACGGCTATCGCGACCCGGAGACCCTTAGCTTACCGGTGGAGACGGACACCACCTTCCTTATCGCCTCCCTCACCAAGCCCATCGTGGTGGCCGGGGCGGTGTTGCTCCTGCAGCAGGGGAAGCTGTGTCTGGATCAGCCGGCCGCCCACGTCATTCCCGAGTTCGGCGCCCAGGGCAAGCAGGGGGTGACCATTCGCCACCTGATGACTCACACCTCGGGGCTCCCCGACCAGCTGCCTCAGAGCCCGGAGCTGCGCCGGCGGCAAGCCCCCAAAGACGACTTTGTGCGGGCCGTGTGCGAGCTGGCTCCTCTGTTCCAGCCGGGCTCCCAGGTCAGCTACCAGAGCATGGGCATCCTCATCCTGGGGGAGATCATCGAGCGCCTGACGGGGATGGAGTTGAGGGACTACCTACAGCAGCGCCTGTTCCTGCCCCTTGGGATGGACAGCAGCGTCCTGGGGATGCCACCCACCGGGCTGGAACACTCGGCTCTGTGCCTGCCTCTCAGGCTGCCCCCGGAGAGCAGGGACGTGGGCGATGACTTCAATACCATCTACTGGCGCGACTTCGGGGCCCCCTGGGGTGGGCTGCATTCCACCGCCGCGGACCTGTCCCGGTTCCTTGGGCACGTCCTGGGGGACCTGCCG
This genomic window from Anaerolineae bacterium contains:
- a CDS encoding amidohydrolase/deacetylase family metallohydrolase → MSYDLVIRNGRILDPSVGRDERADVALAGGRVARVAPALDGQGAPSFDASGCLVTPGLIDMHTHVFWGCSSLSLEADRHAPGSGTTTWVDAGTAGAANFAGFRRFLIEPSTVRIVPYLNVSTPGLTAYGGAHKNAEHFDADAAYDTVEANRDLIKGIKVLASGLQVGQNDLTPVRVAREVGEATGLPVMCHIGVPPPGLWAILPVMRPGDIITHAYKGRRGCLVIHGNKVRPEAWEARERGVLFDVGHGSGSFAWEVARAALEQGFLPDSISTDVHTGSINGPAYGMTSVMSKFLHLGMDLMEVVRLSTAGPARMLGMEGEIGTLREGACGDVAVLRMEEGEFPMRDCEGVTEVLSRRLTAVLTVRAGRALESA
- a CDS encoding AbrB/MazE/SpoVT family DNA-binding domain-containing protein, whose amino-acid sequence is MAVLTVSSKGWIVIPAELRRKYGIEPGSRVRIVDYGGVLALVPVAKDPVRQGAGMLKPKHSLTEALLAEHRAELGSDD
- a CDS encoding type II toxin-antitoxin system VapC family toxin; this encodes MTTESRSYVLDSYALLAYLSGEPGFEQVQLVLAQAEHSRYRAFASIINVGEVLYITERELGLGRARAVLAMLDDLPIRIVPAGRPEVLAAAHVKANHRISYADAFAVVAAQAVGGIVLTGDPEFEGVQDIVTVEWMARKRDGK
- a CDS encoding beta-lactamase family protein; this encodes MSAAPEDLGLSSERLEAALSLLRERVDSGFVPGAVVAVFRRGRLVRLAPYGYRDPETLSLPVETDTTFLIASLTKPIVVAGAVLLLQQGKLCLDQPAAHVIPEFGAQGKQGVTIRHLMTHTSGLPDQLPQSPELRRRQAPKDDFVRAVCELAPLFQPGSQVSYQSMGILILGEIIERLTGMELRDYLQQRLFLPLGMDSSVLGMPPTGLEHSALCLPLRLPPESRDVGDDFNTIYWRDFGAPWGGLHSTAADLSRFLGHVLGDLPGPLSPAARRAMVRDQLAGMPGVRSEEGLSRRWGLGFMLGAAYFGDLVSPDTFGHVGSTGTMYWADPDSRLGCVLLTNQPQLLRDESGRSEHFLPRFSNALAAAIERW